A window of Aequoribacter fuscus genomic DNA:
GGCTTAAGAAATCATTCCACAGCACCTCCGCAATATCGGCCATACCCATCGGGGCGCCTGGGTGACCAGATTTCGCCTTTTGCACGGCGTCCATAGACAGCGCGCGAATGGCATTAGCGAGTTCATTACGGGAAACCATGGTGTTCTCCAAACGATCAAATAAACGGTGGGCTCAAACTGGCGCGTATTCTCTCTTATCAGCCTTCCTAGGGCAAATAAACAGACCTTTTAACAGCTATTCAAGTGGATTATGCACATCTATATCAAAATTTTTTGATATAGATGTGCAAGTCCCTTATCATGCGCGTATGAAAACAGTCACGCCTTTATTCGCAACACCCAATCAGCCGCATCACGCCTCGGCCGACGCCTTGGCGGCCGTCTGCAAAGCAGGCGCTGATACACTGCGAGTACAAGTCCTGAGCTTATTGCACAAAAACTCGTTTAGCGTCGGTGAGCTGGTCGAAATTTTGGGCGTTCGCCAATCGGCCCTCAGCCATCATCTGAAGGTGCTAGCGCAGGCGGAACTTGTGGCCACTCGGCGCGAAGGCAATTCCATTTTTTACCGCCAAACTTCAGCTACGGGTAGATCGCCCTTAGACGCCCTGCGTGCGGCCATATTGGCTGAGGCGGCCAGCACCCAACTTGCACCCGAAACACTCGAGCGTGTAAAGCAGGTCTATCAAGCGCGCGCCGACGCCTCGGTAATGTTCTTTCAGTGCAATGCCGAAAAGTTTCGCGACGAACAAGATCTTATTGCCGATCATTATCACTATGGCGACGCCCTAGCTCAGCTGCTGGACGACACGTTATTTGCTAGGCGCGAAACAGCCCTTGAAATAGGCCCTGGCGACGGCGCCTTTCTGCAAGAGCTAAGCCAGCGTTTCTCCGAAGTGACTGCCCTGGACACCAGCGCCGATATGCTGAGCAAAGCCAAGCGACTTTGTGAGACGCAGCAACTGCAGAACATCGAGTTTTTACACGCCGACACCGCGTCAGCTGCGATTACCAAGCACAGCATTGATTGCGTAGTGATCAACATGGTGTTGCACCACGTGCCAGCGCCCAGCGAAATATTTTTAGACGTCGCAAAATTTTTGGCACCGCAAGGCATATTAACGATCACCGAGCTGTGTCGACATGAACAAACATGGGCGCACCGCGCCTGCGGAGACCTATGGCTGGGCTTTGAGCCTGAAGAGCTCACCGCTTGGGCTCGCGCCGCTGGCTTATCGGAGCGCAGTCAAACGATGCTGGCCCAGCGCAATGGCTTCCAAATTCAAATTCGACAATTTCAACGCCTACAGTAGGAAACACTATGAGCGAATATCAAATATTTACCTCGGAATCTGTATCGGAAGGTCACCCCGACAAAATGGCCGACCAAATTTCCGATGCCATCTTGGATGCCATGCTAAAAGACGACCCAAACTCTCGAGTAGCGGTCGAGACCTTAGTCAAAACCGGCATGGTGGTCATCGCCGGCGAGGTTCGCACAGCAACCTACGTCGATCTTGAAGACATCGTGCGCGATGTCATCTTAGATATCGGCTACAACAGCTCAAAAGTCGGATTTGACGGTGCCTCGTGTGCCGTGTTGAACGCCATTGGCAAGCAGTCGGGCGATATTGCGATGGGTGTCGACGAAGCCGACAACAAAGAGCAAGGCGCGGGCGACCAAGGCTTAATGTTCGGTTACGCCACTAACGAAACGGACACCTTAATGCCAGCGCCGATTTATTACGCTCACCGCCTCGTCGAGCGTCAAGCGCAGCTCCGCAAGAGCGGCCAGCTCGAGTGGTTGCGTCCCGACGCTAAGAGCCAAGTAACGCTGCGCTACGACGACAAAGGGCTACCTGTGGCCATCGATGCGATTGTACTGTCGACCCAGCACGATGAAGATATCAGTCAAGCCGAACTGCAAGCCAAGGTCTTAGAGCACATCATTCAACCCGTTCTCCCAACCGAGTGGCTGCACAAAGATACACGCTACCACATCAACCCCACCGGCCAGTTCATTATCGGCGGCCCTGTGGGTGACTGTGGCCTCACGGGCCGCAAGATCATTGTGGACACTTACGGTGGTATGGCGCGCCATGGCGGTGGGGCCTTCTCGGGTAAAGACCCCTCAAAAGTAGACCGCTCGGCCGCCTACGCTGGCCGCTATGTGGCTAAAAACATTGTCGCAGCCGGTCTCGCTGATCGCTGTGAAATTCAAGTCAGCTATGCCATCGGCGTATCAGAGCCCACGTCAATTTCAATCAACACTTTCGGAACCGGAAAAATCTCTGACGCCACCATCGCTGAGTTGGTACGCGAACATTTTGACCTTCGAGCGGGTGGCCTAGTCGCTATGCTCGACCTCAAACGTCCAATCTATCGACAAACCGCCAGCTATGGCCATTTTGGACGCGAAGAACCCAATTTCACTTGGGAAAAGACCGACAAAGTTTCTCTTTTAAAAACTGCACTGTAAGACACTAATTAATTAGGAGCCGCTATGAGCACAGTAACAAAATTACGACCTTTTGATGACTACAAAGTTGCCGACATTTCTCTAGCCGACTGGGGCCGGAGAGAACTGAAAATCGCTGAAGGCGAAATGCCAGCGTTAATGGCTATGCGCGAAAAATACCGCGCTACCCAGCCATTGGCCGGCGCCAGAATCTTAGGCTGCATTCACATGACCATTCAAACCGGCGTACTCATCGAGACTCTAGTGGCACTGGGCGCCGAAGTTCGCTGGTCATCGTGCAACATATTCTCAACCCAAGATCACGCAGCAGCAGCCATTGCCGCCGCTGGCATTCCTGTTTTCGCATGGAAAGGTGAAACCGAGGAAGAGTACGAGTGGTGCATTGAGCAAACCATCCTAAAAGACGGCAAACCCTGGAATGCCAACATGATCTTAGACGATGGTGGCGACCTGACGGGTATTTTGCACGACAAATACCCGCAAGTTTTGGACCACGTTCACGGCATCACCGAAGAGACCACGACGGGCGTCCACCGCCTGCTGGAAATGTTAAAAGCGGGTGCTTTGAAAGTGCCGGCCATTAACGTCAACGACGCCGTAACCAAAGCAAAAAACGACAACAAATACGGCTGTCGTCACAGCTTGAGCGACGCGGTGAAGCGCGCGACCGACCACCTACTAGCTGGCAAGAAAGCACTGGTCATTGGCTACGGTGATGTGGGCAAAGGCTCGGCACAGTCGCTCCGCCAAGAAGGCATGATCGTGCGCGTTACTGAAGTCGACCCCATTTGCGCCATGCAAGCCTGCATGGACGGTTACGAAGTGGTCAGTCCTTTTGTTAATGGCGTCAACGATGGCACCGACGCCTGTATCGATCGCGACATTATGGGCAACGTTGACCTGCTGGTCACCGCGACGGGTAACTACAACGTCTGTAACGCCGCGATGCTGCGCGCACTCAAAAGCGGCGCTGTCGTGTGTAACATTGGCCATTTCGACAATGAAATCGACACGGCCTACATGCGCGCCAAATGGGAATGGGAAGAAGTTAAGCCTCAGGTGCACACGGTATACCGCGATCGTGACAGCAACGACCACTTATTGCTGCTATCCGAAGGACGCTTGGTGAACCTCGGTAACGCTACAGGGCACCCATCACGTATTATGGATGGCTCGTTTGCCAACCAAGTGCTCGCACAGATTTATCTGTACGAGCGCAAATTTGCCAACTTGGAGCCTGAATTACGCGCGCAAGCCATTACCGTTGAAGTGCTACCCAAGCACCTCGACGAAGAGGTCGCGGCTCACATGGTCGCTGGATTTGGCGGCGTGATCACCCGATTAACGCAAGAACAAGCCGACTACATCCACGTAGGCGTTGATGGCCCATACAAATCGGAGACCTATAAGTACTAATGAGCACTCAGCAGCTTAGTTACGAATTTTTCCCGCCCAAAACCGATGCTGGGCGGGAGAAGCTCATTACCCAAGTACTGCCTCAACTGGCGGACACAAATCCGAAGTATGTCTCTGTGACCTACGGTGCGGGCGGATCCACGCGCGACAACACCGTAGGCACTGTGGCAGATATTCACCGCTCGGGCATGCCCGTAGCGCCGCACTTGAGTTTCGGCACCGACAGCGAAGACACCATGCGCGCTTTGCTGCAGCGCTATCAAGCTATGGGCATTTCACGTTTGGTGGCGCTTCGGGGCGACCTACCCTCGGGCGCAGGTGGCAGCCAGCAGCTGGTCTATGCCAGCGAACTGGTCGCTTTTATCCGAGCAGAAACCGCACAGCACTTTACCATTGAAGTCGCGGCCTACCCCGAAATTCACCCCGAGGCAAAGACCTACATCGCTGACGTGCAAAACTTAAAGCGCAAGTTCGATGCCGGGGCGAATGCGGCCATTACTCAGTACTTTTTTAGTGCAGATGCCTATTTTGAGTTTTTAAAAACCTGCTCGAGCATGGGTATCGACAAGCCGATTTACCCCGGCATTATGCCAATCACGAACTACGATAACTTGGCGAGGTTTTCACGCAACTGCGGTGCAGACATTCCGCGTTGGCTGGATAAAAAATTAGCAGGCTTTGGCGAAGATCTCGACGCTATTAAAGCCTTTGGCCAAGATTTTATCTTGGATTTGTGCAAAAGACTCTTAGACGGTGGTGCGCCCGGCCTGCATTTCTATACAATGAACCAGGCGGAACCGGTCATTTCGATCGTTCGGGAACTCAAACGTTTAGGTTACTTTGCGGATTAATCGGATCTACACAGAGGCTGACTTACAGTCTAATACCGACATTGAACTGGAGGCTGGTCCCAGCCTTCATTTGTTGAAAGTCTTGCGCCTAAAAACGGGAGCTCCGCTCGAACTGTTCAATGGCGACGGCAACAACTACCAATGCGAGCTACTTGATAGCGCAAAGCGTATTGCGACTATACGTGTGCTTAGCGCAAAAGCGAACCCAACTGAATCGTCTTTGCGCAGCAGGCTTGGCATTGTTGTATCCAAGGGCGATCGCATGGATTTTGTTGTGCAAAAAGCGACCGAGCTGGGCATCCACGAAATTTATCCACTCACGAGCGAACGCTGCGACGTTAAACTTAATGCCGAGCGCGCAGAAAAACGCCAACAGCATTGGTCAAAAGTCGCTGTCTCTGCCTGTGAACAGAGTGGGCGTTCGGTTATTCCCAGGATCGCACCGATCCAAAGTATTCACCAGTGGATCAGCGAGGTGAACGCCGATCTAAAATGGGTACTGCACCACCGCGCCAGCGCCGAAAAGTCGCCAACAGAAGCTCAAAGCGTGGCTATCCTGGTGGGGCCAGAGGGTGGCTTGAGCGAGACCGAGGTCGAGCTTGCCCTTCAACATAAATTTATACCGACGGTGCTGGGCCCTCGGGTACTTCGAACCGAAACGGCACCCTTGGTTGCACTTAGCGTTTTACAGCAACGCTACGGCGACTTTACACTCTTATAATTGACTAGCACGAGGAATCACTATGCCCGCCATTGGCATCGTCATGGATCCGATCGCTGAGATCGCCTACAAAAAAGATAGCTCGCTGGCCATGCTCTGGGCTGCAAGTGCTCGCGGCTGGGATCTGTGGTACATGGAGCCGTCAGACCTTCATGTGGCCAACGGTGTAGCCATGGCCTCCATGCGTCCCTTGCGCGTGTTTGAGGACCCTAACCACTACTACGAACTCGATGAGACACAGGTCAAAGAACTGAGCTCCTTAGATGTCGTGTTGATGCGTAAGGATCCACCCTTTAATAACGAGTACATCTACGCGACTTACATCCTTGAAATGGCCGAGCGACTGGGCACACTGATTGTGAATCGCTGCCAATCATTGCGCGACTGCAACGAGAAGATGTTCGCGACGCAGTTTCCACAGTGCTGCCCCGAGTTGTTGGTCAGCGCCGACAACGCGCGCTTGAAGGAATTTCACAAGACGCATGGCGACGTGATCTTCAAGCCACTCGATGGCATGGGCGGTAGCGCAATTTTCCGCGTTAAAGAGGATGACCCCAACGTCAATGTGATCCTCGAAACGCTCACCAAATTCGGTACTCAGACCATCATGGCGCAGCGTTACCTGCCCCAAATTGTTGATGGAGACAAACGCATTCTAATGATCAAAGGCCAACCCGTGCCCTACTGCTTGGCACGGATCCCCTCAAGCGGAGAGACCCGAGGCAACCTTGCCGCTGGCGGCTCGGGCCGAGCTCAGCCCCTGAGCGATCGCGACCGCTGGATTGCCGAGCAAGTGGGCCCTACCTTAGTCGAGAAAGGCCTTTTGTTTGTGGGCCTTGATGTCATTGGCGACTACTTAACAGAAATCAACGTCACAAGCCCCACCTGTATTCGCGAAATTAACGCCGCCTACGACTGCGACGTTGCGGGGCAGCTCATGGATGTCATCGCTCAGGAAAAAGGCTGGTCCTAAGAATGACAGACCGCAGCAATCACATCGTACTGTGCGCTTTTTTTGCTGTGGTCATTCACGCCGCCTTGGTACTGGGCTTAAACTTTCAGGCCGCAACGAAAGACAACTCGACCAAACAGCTGGCTGTCACTCTGTCGACTGTAAATCAAGTTCGTCACGAACAAGCGTTTACGCATCTGGCACAAACCAATCAGAAAGCCAGTGGCGATTGGGATGAAAAAGACGTCCGCGGCGCTTCTTTACCCCCGGCAGAACAAGCTTTTGAGGCCAAAAAAGGCAGAGCCGTTGACGATTCCGCCAGCAACTTGAGCTCGCAGGTCAACAGCCGCAATGGGCAATTTCAAATGAGCCCGCAAAACAGTGCGGGCACGGCAGACGGCGCCAACCAAGATCCTTTAACACAAAGCCAACGTGAACGGTTAAGTGCGCTGCAGCTGGAGTATGCTCAAACCAAATTAGCCTTAAACCGGGCACCCAGAGTATTACGAATTCACTCTCAAGCCGCCAAAGCCAGTATCGAGGCGGAATATATGCGGCTTTGGCGCCAGCGCATCGAAACCATCGGCAACCAATACTATCCTGAGAGCTCTAGGCGCTACGGCATTTACGGAGATGTCAGGGTGCTGGTTGCCATCGGCTTTGATGGCCGCCTGCTAGACACTGAGGTGATACAGTCCTCCGGTCACGCAGTACTGGACCAGGCGGTACTCAAAATTGTTCGCTTGGCAGCACCTTATCCACCCTTCCCCGCAGCGATGCGCGATAAAGCCGATCAGATCGAGATTATTCGCACTTGGGAATTCAAACCCATCGCTGAATAATTCTGGCCAAGTTCCGTGATTGTCGCTATTGTTTAAGATCTACGGTATTTGAGGAGGTGCTATGAATACGACCAGTCTTAAAGACCAATTGTTGATTGCCATGCCCTCTTTATCCTCTGGCTTTTTTAGCCACAGCGCGATTTACTTGTGCGAACACGACGAGCACGGCGCCATGGGTATTACCTTGAATAAGCCCATGGAATTTGAGCTCGAGCACGTACTCAGCCAACTGGACATCCCCTGCTCACCCCGTGTAGGACGCCTGCCGGTGTTATCTGGTGGTCCAGTGCAATCCGAGCACGGCTTTATTTTGCATTCGCTCGAGCGCGGCACCTTCGACAGCACGCTGATCGTCACTGACCAAATTGGCTTAACCACCTCCATTGACGTCATGCACGCGATTGGCGAAGAACGAGGCCCCGAACATTTTGTGTTGGCACTTGGCTACGCAGGCTGGGGGCCCGGCCAACTCGAGCAGGAGCTACTCGAGAACAGCTGGCTGACCGCACCTGCAACACCCACCTTGATATTTAGCACACCTTCTGCGGATCTCGTGCGTTCAGCGGCCGGACAGCTTGGGTTTGATATGAATCTTATGCCAAGCGGAGCCGGTCACGCCTAAGATGAGTCGAGTTCTGTGCTTTGACTATGGCTTACGCCAAATTGGGGTAGCCGTTGGTAACGCGGCCTTACAAACCGCTGAACCTCTGTGCACCTTAAAAGCACAAGACGGCATACCCAACTGGGATCAACTAGCCGCTTTACTGGAAGAGTGGCAACCCGCCATTGTGGTTGTGGGTGAACCGTCTAATATGGATGGCACCGACAGCGACATGGCCGCTCGCGCCCGCAAATTCGCCAATCGTATTCACGGCCGTTTCGGTGTCAAAGTGGCGCTGGCCGACGAACGCCTATCGAGCTTCGAAGCAAAACAACAAGCCAGAGAAATGGGGCACGATGGCGACTACAAAAAGACGCCGATTGACGCACTAGCCGCCATGATTATTTTGCAAAGCTATTTTGAAACCGCCCAGAGCCCCTAGAAGTTCTCGGGTGAACGAGCCTTTTCGCGAGCGATGTCTTTGGTAATAATGCGTTCGTCCACTAAGTCCATCAAACACTGATCCATGGTTTGCATGCCAATGGCCTGACCGGTTTGAATCGCCGAATACATCTGTGCAATTTTGTCCTCACGAATGAGGTTTCGAATGGCCGGTGTACCACGCATGATTTCGTGTGCCGCTACGCGCCCACCGCCTGCGCGCTTGAGTAGCGTTTGCGAAATCACCGCCTGTAACGATTCTGACAGCATAGAACGAACCATAGACTTTTCGGCCGCGGGGAATACGTCCACGATACGGTCGATAGTTTTGGCCGCCGAGGTGGTGTGTAAGGTGCCAAACACTAAGTGGCCCGTCTCAGCTGCCGTTAAAGCCAGACGGATGGTTTCGAGGTCGCGCATCTCGCCCACCAGAATAATGTCGGGGTCTTCGCGTAGCGCCGAGCGTAAAGCTTCGGCAAAACCCAACGTATCACGGTGTACCTCACGCTGGTTGACCAAGCATTTCTTGCTGTCGTGTACGAATTCGATTGGGTCTTCAATGGTCAGGATGTGCTCGTATTTATTGTCGTTGATGTAGTCAATCATGGCGGCCAAGGTAGTCGATTTACCCGAGCCTGTCGGCCCTGTGACAAGCACCAGACCGCGCGGCGTCATCGAGATATCCCGAAATACTTTGCCCATCCCCAAGTCTTCCATGGTCAGCACTTTGGAAGGAATGGTTCTAAATACCGCGCCACAGCCCCGATTCTGGTTAAAGGCGTTGACCCTGAAACGCGCAACACCCGGGACTTCAAACGAGAAGTCCGTCTCTAAAAACTCCTCGAAATCTTTGCGCTGCTTGTCATTCATAATATCGTAGACAAGCTCCTGCACTTCTTTATGATCCAGCGCAGGCAAATTAATACGACGCACGTCTCCGTCAACACGAATCATGGGCGGCAGACCTGCCGATAGGTGCAGGTCAGAGGCTTTTTGCTTAGCGCTAAAGGCTAGCAATTCTGTGATATCCAAGGTGCTTCCTCTTTTAATTCTTACAAACGCCCACACTGAATTCAGGTAGACTTTAATTCCATGGACTCTAAGGTAGTATTAGCGCATGAACAAAGCAACTATTGCTTCTCAGATTAGCAAAGTGCTAACTCGCATCGAGGGAGCTGCATCGCTGGCCTCACGGCGCTCTGACGAGATCACGCTGATCGCAGTTAGCAAGACAAAGCCCGCAGAAGCCATCGAAGCTGCAGCCGCTTGTGGGCTGCAACATTTCGGCGAAAATTACCTACAAGAAGCCCTGGAGAAAATCGAAACTCTACACGAGCTTGATCTAACCTGGCACTTTATTGGCCCCATCCAGTCGAACAAAACTCGGCCCATCGCCGAGCACTTTGACTGGGTTCACAGTGTGGATCGTTTAAAAATTGCACAACGGTTGAGCGATCAGCGTCCCGCACACTTGGGCCCTTTAAACATTTGCTTGCAAGTGAACATTTCAAATGAGGACACCAAGTCGGGGGTAAGTGCCGACCAAGCACCGGAACTGGCCAAAGCAATCACGACACTCCCCAATATCCGACTTCGTGGTGTCATGACCATTCCCAAACCCAGCGATGACCCGGCTGAGCAAGCAGCCGCATTCGAGAAGGTCGTGACGCTGTTCAACACACTCCGCCACACAAACCCTGAGCTGGACATATTGTCGATGGGTATGAGCCAAGACCTAGAAGCCGCTATCGCTGCAGGCAGCACGATGGTGCGCATCGGTACCGACATTTTCGGCGCACGCAATCGCAGTTAAACCCCAAGCAAAGTATACTTAAGCGCAAATAGACAGGAGATCACCTTGATTCAAGCAAAGCTGGGGTTTATTGGGGCGGGGAACATGAATCGCGCCATCATCGACGGCCTGTTGAGCGCCGGCGTAAATCCTCAACACATTGCCGTAAGTAACCGCAGTGAACAAAAACTAGGGTACTTTGCGGATCGCGGGCTGACGACTTCGACCTCAAATACCGAGGTAGCGGCGCTCGCGGATGTGCTTATTTTAGGCGTCAAGCCCGCGCAGTTATTAGACGTTGCCCAAGAACTTAAAGCCACGTGTGCTGCCACTAAGCCACTGGTGATCTCGGTAGCTGCGGGTGTATTAACAGAACAAATCGCCGAGGTTCTAGGGGCAGATACCCCCATCGTCCGCGCCATGCCCAACACACCGTCAACGATTGGTGAGGGGGCTGCGGGCCTGTTCGCAAACTCCCTTGTCAACGATGGGCAACGCGAACTGGCCAAGACGATCATTCAAGCCTGCGGCATCGCCGTGTGGGTTGAGCAAGAATCATTAATCGATGCCGTCATTGCCGTTGCTGGCAGCGCACCCGCTTACTTTTTCTACATCTTAGAGACGATGGTGGATGAAGCTGAAAAGCTGGGACTTAACCCCAAAGACGCCAAAGCACTTGCCGTCCAAACCTGTCTTGGCGCGGCACGCTTGGTACAATCGACTGAGACAGATTTAGCCACGCTGCGTAATAATGTGACGAGCCCTGGCGGCACGACTCAAGCGGCGCTAGCGAGCTTTAAAGCATCGGGCCTAGACGAAACGCTAAGGGCAGGCATGCAAGCCGCCGTAGCACGGGCACAGGAAATGGCGGCAGAAGCTGCAAGGGGGCGTTAATGGGCGCAATGAACGAAATTGTTGT
This region includes:
- a CDS encoding ArsR/SmtB family transcription factor is translated as MKTVTPLFATPNQPHHASADALAAVCKAGADTLRVQVLSLLHKNSFSVGELVEILGVRQSALSHHLKVLAQAELVATRREGNSIFYRQTSATGRSPLDALRAAILAEAASTQLAPETLERVKQVYQARADASVMFFQCNAEKFRDEQDLIADHYHYGDALAQLLDDTLFARRETALEIGPGDGAFLQELSQRFSEVTALDTSADMLSKAKRLCETQQLQNIEFLHADTASAAITKHSIDCVVINMVLHHVPAPSEIFLDVAKFLAPQGILTITELCRHEQTWAHRACGDLWLGFEPEELTAWARAAGLSERSQTMLAQRNGFQIQIRQFQRLQ
- the metK gene encoding methionine adenosyltransferase — its product is MSEYQIFTSESVSEGHPDKMADQISDAILDAMLKDDPNSRVAVETLVKTGMVVIAGEVRTATYVDLEDIVRDVILDIGYNSSKVGFDGASCAVLNAIGKQSGDIAMGVDEADNKEQGAGDQGLMFGYATNETDTLMPAPIYYAHRLVERQAQLRKSGQLEWLRPDAKSQVTLRYDDKGLPVAIDAIVLSTQHDEDISQAELQAKVLEHIIQPVLPTEWLHKDTRYHINPTGQFIIGGPVGDCGLTGRKIIVDTYGGMARHGGGAFSGKDPSKVDRSAAYAGRYVAKNIVAAGLADRCEIQVSYAIGVSEPTSISINTFGTGKISDATIAELVREHFDLRAGGLVAMLDLKRPIYRQTASYGHFGREEPNFTWEKTDKVSLLKTAL
- the ahcY gene encoding adenosylhomocysteinase, giving the protein MSTVTKLRPFDDYKVADISLADWGRRELKIAEGEMPALMAMREKYRATQPLAGARILGCIHMTIQTGVLIETLVALGAEVRWSSCNIFSTQDHAAAAIAAAGIPVFAWKGETEEEYEWCIEQTILKDGKPWNANMILDDGGDLTGILHDKYPQVLDHVHGITEETTTGVHRLLEMLKAGALKVPAINVNDAVTKAKNDNKYGCRHSLSDAVKRATDHLLAGKKALVIGYGDVGKGSAQSLRQEGMIVRVTEVDPICAMQACMDGYEVVSPFVNGVNDGTDACIDRDIMGNVDLLVTATGNYNVCNAAMLRALKSGAVVCNIGHFDNEIDTAYMRAKWEWEEVKPQVHTVYRDRDSNDHLLLLSEGRLVNLGNATGHPSRIMDGSFANQVLAQIYLYERKFANLEPELRAQAITVEVLPKHLDEEVAAHMVAGFGGVITRLTQEQADYIHVGVDGPYKSETYKY
- the metF gene encoding methylenetetrahydrofolate reductase [NAD(P)H] — its product is MSTQQLSYEFFPPKTDAGREKLITQVLPQLADTNPKYVSVTYGAGGSTRDNTVGTVADIHRSGMPVAPHLSFGTDSEDTMRALLQRYQAMGISRLVALRGDLPSGAGGSQQLVYASELVAFIRAETAQHFTIEVAAYPEIHPEAKTYIADVQNLKRKFDAGANAAITQYFFSADAYFEFLKTCSSMGIDKPIYPGIMPITNYDNLARFSRNCGADIPRWLDKKLAGFGEDLDAIKAFGQDFILDLCKRLLDGGAPGLHFYTMNQAEPVISIVRELKRLGYFAD
- a CDS encoding 16S rRNA (uracil(1498)-N(3))-methyltransferase, yielding MRINRIYTEADLQSNTDIELEAGPSLHLLKVLRLKTGAPLELFNGDGNNYQCELLDSAKRIATIRVLSAKANPTESSLRSRLGIVVSKGDRMDFVVQKATELGIHEIYPLTSERCDVKLNAERAEKRQQHWSKVAVSACEQSGRSVIPRIAPIQSIHQWISEVNADLKWVLHHRASAEKSPTEAQSVAILVGPEGGLSETEVELALQHKFIPTVLGPRVLRTETAPLVALSVLQQRYGDFTLL
- the gshB gene encoding glutathione synthase gives rise to the protein MPAIGIVMDPIAEIAYKKDSSLAMLWAASARGWDLWYMEPSDLHVANGVAMASMRPLRVFEDPNHYYELDETQVKELSSLDVVLMRKDPPFNNEYIYATYILEMAERLGTLIVNRCQSLRDCNEKMFATQFPQCCPELLVSADNARLKEFHKTHGDVIFKPLDGMGGSAIFRVKEDDPNVNVILETLTKFGTQTIMAQRYLPQIVDGDKRILMIKGQPVPYCLARIPSSGETRGNLAAGGSGRAQPLSDRDRWIAEQVGPTLVEKGLLFVGLDVIGDYLTEINVTSPTCIREINAAYDCDVAGQLMDVIAQEKGWS
- a CDS encoding energy transducer TonB — encoded protein: MTDRSNHIVLCAFFAVVIHAALVLGLNFQAATKDNSTKQLAVTLSTVNQVRHEQAFTHLAQTNQKASGDWDEKDVRGASLPPAEQAFEAKKGRAVDDSASNLSSQVNSRNGQFQMSPQNSAGTADGANQDPLTQSQRERLSALQLEYAQTKLALNRAPRVLRIHSQAAKASIEAEYMRLWRQRIETIGNQYYPESSRRYGIYGDVRVLVAIGFDGRLLDTEVIQSSGHAVLDQAVLKIVRLAAPYPPFPAAMRDKADQIEIIRTWEFKPIAE
- a CDS encoding YqgE/AlgH family protein, which produces MNTTSLKDQLLIAMPSLSSGFFSHSAIYLCEHDEHGAMGITLNKPMEFELEHVLSQLDIPCSPRVGRLPVLSGGPVQSEHGFILHSLERGTFDSTLIVTDQIGLTTSIDVMHAIGEERGPEHFVLALGYAGWGPGQLEQELLENSWLTAPATPTLIFSTPSADLVRSAAGQLGFDMNLMPSGAGHA
- the ruvX gene encoding Holliday junction resolvase RuvX produces the protein MSRVLCFDYGLRQIGVAVGNAALQTAEPLCTLKAQDGIPNWDQLAALLEEWQPAIVVVGEPSNMDGTDSDMAARARKFANRIHGRFGVKVALADERLSSFEAKQQAREMGHDGDYKKTPIDALAAMIILQSYFETAQSP
- a CDS encoding type IV pilus twitching motility protein PilT — protein: MDITELLAFSAKQKASDLHLSAGLPPMIRVDGDVRRINLPALDHKEVQELVYDIMNDKQRKDFEEFLETDFSFEVPGVARFRVNAFNQNRGCGAVFRTIPSKVLTMEDLGMGKVFRDISMTPRGLVLVTGPTGSGKSTTLAAMIDYINDNKYEHILTIEDPIEFVHDSKKCLVNQREVHRDTLGFAEALRSALREDPDIILVGEMRDLETIRLALTAAETGHLVFGTLHTTSAAKTIDRIVDVFPAAEKSMVRSMLSESLQAVISQTLLKRAGGGRVAAHEIMRGTPAIRNLIREDKIAQMYSAIQTGQAIGMQTMDQCLMDLVDERIITKDIAREKARSPENF
- a CDS encoding YggS family pyridoxal phosphate-dependent enzyme, with translation MNKATIASQISKVLTRIEGAASLASRRSDEITLIAVSKTKPAEAIEAAAACGLQHFGENYLQEALEKIETLHELDLTWHFIGPIQSNKTRPIAEHFDWVHSVDRLKIAQRLSDQRPAHLGPLNICLQVNISNEDTKSGVSADQAPELAKAITTLPNIRLRGVMTIPKPSDDPAEQAAAFEKVVTLFNTLRHTNPELDILSMGMSQDLEAAIAAGSTMVRIGTDIFGARNRS
- the proC gene encoding pyrroline-5-carboxylate reductase; the protein is MIQAKLGFIGAGNMNRAIIDGLLSAGVNPQHIAVSNRSEQKLGYFADRGLTTSTSNTEVAALADVLILGVKPAQLLDVAQELKATCAATKPLVISVAAGVLTEQIAEVLGADTPIVRAMPNTPSTIGEGAAGLFANSLVNDGQRELAKTIIQACGIAVWVEQESLIDAVIAVAGSAPAYFFYILETMVDEAEKLGLNPKDAKALAVQTCLGAARLVQSTETDLATLRNNVTSPGGTTQAALASFKASGLDETLRAGMQAAVARAQEMAAEAARGR